One region of Budorcas taxicolor isolate Tak-1 chromosome 3, Takin1.1, whole genome shotgun sequence genomic DNA includes:
- the MSANTD3 gene encoding myb/SANT-like DNA-binding domain-containing protein 3, with protein MQNNEIIKPAKYFSELEKSILLALVEKYKYVLECKKSDARTIALKQRTWQALAHEYNSQPSVSLRDFKQLKKCWENIKARTKKIMAHERREKVNRSVSPLLSTHVLGKEKIASMLPEQLYFLQSPPEEEPAYHAEAAAQESFAVSNRELCDDEKEFIHFPVCEGTSQPEPSCSAVRITANKNYRSKTSQEGALKKMHEEEHHQQMSILQLQLIQMNEVHVAKIQQIERECEMAEEEHRIKMEVFNKKKMYWERKLQTFTKEWPVSSFNRPFPNSP; from the coding sequence ATGCAAAACAACGAAATCATAAAACCTGCCAAATACTTCTCAGAATTGGAAAAGAGCATCCTGCTGGCGTTAGTAGAAAAGTACAAGTATGTGCTGGAATGTAAGAAAAGCGATGCGCGAACTATTGCCCTCAAGCAGCGCACCTGGCAGGCGCTTGCCCACGAGTACAACTCCCAGCCCAGCGTGTCGCTGCGGGATTTCAAACAGCTGAAGAAGTGCTGGGAGAACATCAAGGCTCGGACCAAAAAGATTATGGCCCAcgagaggagagagaaagtgaaCCGCAGCGTCAGCCCGCTTCTGAGCACCCACGTCCTGGGGAAGGAGAAGATTGCCAGCATGCTGCCGGAGCAACTGTACTTCCTGCAGAGCCCTCCCGAGGAGGAGCCCGCGTACCACGCTGAGGCCGCTGCCCAAGAATCATTTGCTGTTTCAAATAGAGAACTGTGCGATGATGAGAAAGAGTTCATACATTTTCCAGTATGTGAGGGGACCTCTCAACCTGAACCCTCGTGTTCAGCTGTCAGAATAACAGCCAATAAAAACTACAGGAGCAAAACCTCTCAGGAAGGTGCTTTAAAAAAGATGCATGAGGAAGAACACcatcaacaaatgtccatcttaCAACTGCagctgatacaaatgaatgaggTGCATGTGGCCAAAATCCAGCAGATAGAGCGAGAGTGTGAGATGGCAGAGGAGGAACACAGGATAAAAATGGAAGTTTTCAATAAAAAGAAGATGTATTGGGAAAGAAAACTGCAAACTTTTACCAAGGAGTGGCCCGTTTCCTCATTTAACCGGCCCTTTCCCAATTCACCCTAA